In the genome of Candoia aspera isolate rCanAsp1 chromosome 1, rCanAsp1.hap2, whole genome shotgun sequence, one region contains:
- the LOC134488617 gene encoding sperm-associated antigen 5-like — MGVKLTGIVLGLTQEKERAEQERDSAQRDFREASDCREFIEQENQVARRQLSETEGELKASLSTLRERSTQLEDLRDAHQKLRQEQELLGSELAGARAELQGTATSLGSLARAVLEVGALQAQFLEAADLLQTALPGEAAQVAPRNSACTPGRRTPHRLGTSLVDSVLKAASQESTRTPGLWSETTAFTQAAPAAPPQPSEIKASLAAHTQDLQQIAEQLRLLARRRQEEVRELRAQILQLEQQLETSQRQHRAEMDSCNAARAKLSKAFHLRIQNEKELQELLRQQEEKQDQLSDQRREVGTLQEEVAQLRLALQKSETTATTLWEELSGTRLPDVQEKIWLRQEVGKLKELLLQKDAEHTEALARHVVQVRCLEDRLRQAQQLLRHQEKAEVGLKEALSVLPAEVSGLAEVQHLLDLLD, encoded by the exons ATGGGGGTGAAGCTCACCGGCATCGTTTTGGG GCTGACTCAGGAGAAGGAAAGAGCGGAGCAGGAGCGCGACAGTGCCCAGCGGGACTTTCGGGAGGCCTCGGACTGCCGCGAG TTTATAGAGCAGGAGAACCAGGTTGCACGGCGCCAGCTCAGCGAGACGGAGGGAGAGCTGAAGGCCAGCCTCTCGACTCTGCGGGAGCGCAGCACCCAGCTGGAGGACCTCAGGGATGCCCACCAGAAGCTCCG GCAGGAACAGGAGTTGCTGGGCTCAGAGCTGGCCGGCGCCAGGGCTGAGCTCCAGGGCACCGCGACCAGCCTGGGGTCACTCGCCCGGGCCGTGCTGGAGGTGGGGGCGCTCCAAGCCCAGTTCCTGGAGGCTGCAGACCTTCTCCAGACAGCGCTGCCAGGCGAG GCAGCCCAAGTGGCCCCACGAAACAGCGCCTGCACCCCGGGGCGGCGCACCCCTCACCGCTTGGGGACCTCCTTGGTGGACAGTGTCTTGAAAGCTGCGTCCCAGGAAA GCACGAGGACCCCAGGCCTCTGGAGCGAGACCACGGCGTTTACACAGGCAGCCCCGGCGGCCCCTCCGCAGCCATCAG AGATCAaggcctccctggctgcccacactCAGGACCTGCAGCAGATAGCAGAGCAGCTGCGCCTCCTGGCCAGGCGTCGTCAGGAAGAAGTCCGAGAGCTGCGGGCCCAGAT TTTGCAGctggagcagcagctggaaaCCTCTCAGAGGCAGCACCGGGCCGAAATGGACTCCTGCAATGCCGCCCGTGCCAAGCTGAGCAAGGCTTTCCACCTGAGGATCCAG AACGAAAAGGAGTTGCAGGAGCTGCTCCGTCAacaggaggagaagcaggaccaGCTGAGTGACCAGAGGAGGGAAGTGGGG ACCCTGCAGGAGGAGGTGGCCCAGCTGCGGCTGGCGCTGCAGAAGTCGGAGACGACGGCCACTACCCTTTGGGAGGAGCTGAGTGGGACCCGACTCCCTGACGTCCAGGAGAAAATCTGGCTGCGGCAGGAG GTGGGGAAGCTGAAGGAGCTCCTTCTTCAGAAGGATGCCGAGCACACGGAAGCCCTGGCCCGCCACGTGGTGCAG GTGAGATGCCTGGAGGACCGGCTGCGCCAGGCCCAGCAGCTGCTGCGGCACCAGGAGAAGGCAGAGGTTGGGCTGAAGGAG GCCCTCTCCGTGTTGCCAGCTGAAGTGTCCGGCCTCGCCGAGGTGCAGCACCTCTTGGACCTCCTTGACTGA
- the LOC134488618 gene encoding sperm-associated antigen 5-like, translating to MAESGGLSGRGQDTAASSAQAGHNGSPGLGTISWTAPLAWLEQVLPSSPMLADLRRSLPIVAFQQEKGNPLTPKPRATASILPGSDGSLCMQQKDPALPQDQCTSTPISVASAGVWASPVSCQDSGPKMPLEQGPDPLEQVGPITSPFLAAPGCPEADATASPEGQDSPALCLDPGTAHVSPVSCRCHSLWGSPLSLLDDGLNVSLAGKAPSWQGAKGVSANPSCLACAQVCTPLSSLPAVSQQDQGTSITPLSVASVAAWTSQLSLREAGVNTSPAEKATTDSTAETDSLLWHCSRDQLSHLSRAELEGRLESTLIIMEALSRQIRAGQELWRPAAQLGPAEQRDAATQTPASESREEEQVYCDLYVELRQRFWSLQQSQKSRQKLAQRLESASEEMATWSSESRRLQAMVEASFLRLQEDRQSLCQQQKQAGSLLSQCRAQLQRWGQKHGEMARGLEAALKAKDAANLVQESVQARAAAQIRTLELSAESRRSLWALLQEAKRLKADLCSGYTKHVEDGDRLAAALQADWAQMRLDYEGCRSTIAKCLTVARRMEKEVEAARCEGARHQEARLFPWWGWQSRGGPPDSAPSSKTR from the exons ATGGCTGAGTCGGGGGGCCTGAGCGGGAGGGGCCAG GACACAGCTGCTTCCTCTGCCCAGGCTGGGCACAACGGATCACCAGGACTTGGCACCATCTCCTGGACGGCCCCCCTGGCCTGGCTGGAACAGGTCCTGCCCTCTTCGCCCATGCTCGCTGACCTCCGCCGCAGCCTCCCAATCGTGGCCTTCCAGCAGGAGAAGGGGAACCCCCTGACCCCCAAGCCCAGGGCCACCGCCTCCATTCTCCCAGGGTCTGATGGAAGCCTCTGCATGCAGCAGAAGGACCCAGCCTTGCCACAGGATCAGTGCACCAGCACGCCTATCTCCGTGGCATCCGCAGGAGTCTGGGCATCCCCTGTGAGCTGCCAGGACTCCGGGCCAAAGATGCCCTTGGAGCAGGGCCCTGATCCTCTTGAGCAGGTCGGGCCGATCACCTCCCCCTTCTTGGCTGCTCCAGGCTGCCCAGAGGCCGATGCCACTGCTTCCCCAGAAGGGCAGGACTCACCTGCCTTGTGCCTGGACCCGGGCACTGCCCATGTCTCCCCTGTGAGCTGTAGGTGCCACAGCCTCTGGGGCTCTCCTCTGAGTCTCCTGGATGATGGACTGAACGTGTCCCTGGCAGGGAAGGCACCCTCTTGGCAAGGGGCAAAAGGGGTGAGCGCCAACCCTTCTTGTCTGGCGTGTGCCCAGGTCTGCACACCCCTCAGCAGCCTGCCAGCAGTCTCACAGCAAGATCAGGGCACCAGCATCACCCCCCTCTCCGTGGCATCTGTGGCTGCCTGGACCTCCCAGCTGAGCCTCCGGGAAGCTGGAGTTAATACCTCCCCTGCAGAGAAGGCCACCACCGACAGCACAGCCGAGACCGACTCCCTGCTTTGGCA CTGCTCCCGGGATCAGCTGAGCCACCTGTCCCGGGCAGAGCTGGAGGGGCGCCTGGAGAGCACCCTCATCATCATGGAAGCCCTCTCGCGCCAGATCCGGGCTGGCCAGGAGCTCTGGCGACCAGCAGCCCAGCTAGGGCCAGCGGAACAGAGAGACGCAGCCACCCAGACCCCCGCCTCTGAGTCCAGGGAG GAGGAGCAAGTCTATTGCGACTTGTACGTGGAGCTCAGGCAGCGGTTCTGGTCCCTGCAGCAGAGCCAGAAGAGCCGGCAGAAGCTGGCCCAGCGGCTGGAAAGCGCCAGCGAGGAGATGGCGA CATGGTCTTCTGAATCCAGGAGGCTCCAGGCCATGGTGGAGGCCTCCTTCCTGCGCCTTCAGGAGGACCGGCAGTCCCTCTGCCAGCAG CAGAAGCAAGCGGGCAGCCTGCTCTCCCAGTGCAGGGCCCAGCTGCAGCGGTGGGGCCAGAAGCACGGCGAGATGGCGCGTGGGCTGGAGGCGGCCCTGAAGGCAAAGGACGCG GCCAACCTGGTCCAGGAGTCGGTGCAGGCCCGTGCTGCTGCCCAGATCCGGACACTGGAGCTGAGCGCCGAGTCCCGGCGGTCCTTGTGGGCCCTGCTGCAGGAGGCGAAGAGGCTCAAG GCTGATCTCTGTTCCGGGTACACCAAGCACGTGGAGGACGGGGACCGCCTTGCTGCAGCCCTGCAGGCCGACTGGGCCCAGATGCGGCTCGAC TACGAGGGCTGCCGGAGCACGATCGCCAAGTGCCTCACCGTGGCCCGGAGGATGGAGAAGGAGGTGGAGGCCGCCCGCTGCGAGGGCGCCCGGCACCAAGAGGCAAGGCTCTTTCCCTGGTGGGGCTGGCAGAGCAGGGGGGGGCCTCCTGATTCAGCCCCCTCTTCCAAGACCCGTTGA
- the LOC134488619 gene encoding ribosomal protein S6 kinase-related protein-like translates to MPLPPQFPVPPEQDHVAMLQSVRRSAYAIPSALGQGLRLLLSELLCQDPRCRPCHLHHFRAHLFFRGMSFDADVLRTQPAGFALGRQPLKGVPMGSAAFVEFDCDLGPP, encoded by the exons ATGCCTTTGCCTCCCCAGTTCCCTGTCCCCCCGGAGCAAGACCACGTGGCCATGCTGCAGAGCGTGAGGCGCAGTGCTTATGCCATCCCGTCTGCACTCGGCCAGGGCCTCCGTCTCCTGCTCAGTGAG CTCCTGTGCCAGGATCCTCGGTGCCGGCCGTGCCACCTTCACCATTTCCGCGCCCACCTCTTCTTCCGCGGCATGAGCTTCGATGCCGACGTCCTCAGGACGCAGCCGGCAGGTTTTGCGCTGGGCCGGCAGCCACTCAAGGGCGTGCCCATGGGCTCCGCTGCCTTCGTAGAATTTGACTGCGACCTGGGCCCCCCCTGA
- the RSKR gene encoding ribosomal protein S6 kinase-related protein, which translates to MGAAGSNPGGQQAERGVPQKLRGHGTDSLPDALWVRSWKRLLSHLGGTLLGLEQALAARNSPKPEQARGGEKSPEAAGAEWPTPPHASLFLPEFPVQPPVQQQQLKILGFLAKGTFGTVLKVLDCTQAKVFALKVVPKVEVLRRDSVRQCKEEVSIQRQVRHPFLHCLGGSWQGQHHLFIMCSYCSSGDLFTLWKSVGPLAEGALRLFATELVLVLAYLRSQGIVHRDIKMENILLDEQGHLKLADFGLSRHLPRGKRAFTICGTLQYMAPEVLRGGPYTHAADWWSLGVLLFAMATGQVRTGTGHDAPQESVSNCDQPGACWKVPSRAEREHLMPGGRLRLRFH; encoded by the exons ATGGGGGCCGCGGGCAGTAACCCCGGCGGGCAGCAGGCCGAGCGGGGCGTCCCCCAGAAGTTGAGG GGCCATGGCACGGACTCCCTTCCTGACGCTTTGTGGGTTCGAAGTTGGAAGCGCCTCCTCTCCCACCTCGGTGGGACTCTCCTGGGCTTGGAGCAGGCCCTGGCAGCCAGAAACTCCCCAAAGCCAGAGCAGGCACGGGGAGGCGAGAAGTCCCCCGAGGCGGCAGGTGCAGAGTGGCCAACACCCCCCCAtgcctccctcttccttcccgaGTTTCCTGTTCAGCCTccagtgcagcagcagcagctcaag ATTCTGGGCTTTTTGGCCAAGGGCACCTTTGGGACTGTCCTAAAAGTGCTGGATTGCACTCAGGCAAAGGTCTTTGCACTGAAG GTGGTGCCCAAGGTGGAGGTCCTGCGCCGGGACAGCGTGAGGCAGTGCAAGGAGGAGGTCAGCATCCAG agGCAGGTGCGCCACCCGTTTCTGCACTGTTTAGGGGGCAGCTGGCAAGGGCAGCACCATCTCTTCATTA TGTGCAGCTACTGCAGCTCTGGAGACCTGTTCACGCTTTGGAAGTCGGTGGGGCCCCTTGCGGAGGGGGCCCTCCGCCTCTTTGCCACggagctggtgctggtgctgg cctACCTTCGCAGCCAGGGCATTGTGCACCGGGACATCAAG ATGGAAAACATTCTCTTGGATGAACAAG GTCACTTGAAACTGGCTGATTTTGGCCTTTCACGCCATCTGCCCCGGGGCAAGCGGGCATTCACCATCTGCGGGACCCTCCAGTACATGG CCCCAGAAGTGCTGAGAGGCGGTCCGTACACCCATGCCGCGGACTGGTGGTCCCTGGGGGTGCTGCTGTTTGCAATGGCCACCGGGCAGGTAAGAACAGGAACGGGGCACGATGCTCCCCAGGAATCTGTCTCCAACTGTGACCAGCCAGGTGCCTGTTGGAAAGTGCCAAGCAGGGCAGAACGGGAGCATCTGATGCCTGGAGGGAGGCTGCGGCTGAGGTTCCACTGA